In [Clostridium] cellulosi, one genomic interval encodes:
- a CDS encoding hypothetical protein (Family membership): MDDCLFCKIVAGEIPSKTVYEDDLVKAFYDINPCAPVHFLVIPKTHIPSVNGINAENSAVVSHIFEVIARLAKEMKLDAGYRVVTNCGKAAGQTVQHLHFHVIAGRDLTLTMG, from the coding sequence ATGGACGATTGCCTTTTTTGTAAGATAGTCGCGGGTGAGATACCGTCAAAGACCGTTTATGAAGACGATCTCGTCAAGGCATTTTATGATATAAACCCTTGCGCGCCCGTTCATTTTCTTGTTATTCCAAAAACGCATATACCGTCAGTAAACGGAATCAACGCAGAAAATAGTGCGGTTGTTTCGCATATATTTGAAGTTATTGCCCGTCTTGCGAAAGAGATGAAACTCGACGCAGGCTACCGCGTTGTGACCAACTGCGGCAAAGCGGCAGGTCAGACAGTTCAACATCTTCATTTTCATGTGATAGCTGGGCGAGACCTTACCCTTACTATGGGTTGA
- a CDS encoding phosphoribosyltransferase (High confidence in function and specificity), with protein sequence MNTYTLNVAGLKRELPICPVDDKLDIAAFIMFGDVELTVNCARELIKLAPEHDVIITAEAKGIPLAYEMARQLGVNRYLIARKSPKLYMKNPISVEVKSITTAKIQRLYIDKDDADYMKGKRVLIVDDVISTGESLSAVETLVKQSGGEIVGRMAVLAEGDAKDRDDIIYLAPLPLFVK encoded by the coding sequence ATGAATACATATACACTTAATGTCGCGGGACTTAAAAGGGAACTTCCGATTTGCCCGGTTGATGATAAGCTCGATATAGCTGCTTTTATCATGTTCGGCGATGTTGAATTGACGGTAAACTGTGCGCGTGAGCTTATTAAATTGGCACCAGAGCATGATGTCATCATAACCGCTGAGGCCAAAGGCATTCCGCTGGCCTATGAAATGGCCCGTCAGTTGGGCGTCAACCGTTATCTTATCGCCCGCAAAAGCCCAAAACTCTATATGAAGAACCCAATTTCGGTGGAAGTCAAGTCGATAACAACCGCAAAGATTCAAAGGCTTTATATCGATAAAGACGATGCAGATTACATGAAAGGCAAGCGTGTGCTCATAGTTGACGATGTTATCTCAACGGGAGAATCGCTGTCGGCTGTTGAAACGCTTGTTAAGCAGTCGGGCGGCGAGATTGTCGGGCGTATGGCAGTTCTTGCCGAGGGCGACGCAAAGGATAGGGACGATATCATTTATCTGGCTCCTCTACCGCTGTTTGTAAAATAA
- the alaS gene encoding Alanine-tRNA ligase (High confidence in function and specificity) produces MEWTGLNELREKYLAFFESKGHKRLPSFPLVPQGDKTLLLINAGMAPMKKYFLGQEKPPAKRVCTCQKCIRTPDIDRVGKTARHGTFFEMLGNFSFGDYFKHEAIAWAWEFVTKVLEMPVDRLWVSIFESDDEAYDIWTKEVGVDPSHVVRFGKEDNFWEHGSLPCGPCSEIYFDRGEKYGCGKPDCKVGCDCDRYVEFWNIVFQQFDTDGKGNYTPLKKPNIDTGMGLERLAVILQDVNNLFEVDTIQNIMKHISRIAGVKYGENEENDVSLRVITDHIRSTTFMAADGILPSNEGRGYVMRRLLRRAARHGRLLGIKGAFLADVVDTVIKENEQHYPELVEKRDYIKRVISMEEERFSATIDQGLTLLSAMTEKMAANNEKVLSGEDAFKLYDTYGFPLDLTSEILSEKNITVDTEGFDKLMNEQRERARAARAAMGGLDAADFKDDDTPETDFVGYEKLECECTIAAIIANGERIGFAGSGEKVSIILDRTPFYAESGGQVGDIGVITTDNAVVKVSDCKKSPSGRFVHFGEVISGNIEVGDKATAKVDITARHNTMRNHSAAHLLQASLRKVLGTHVQQAGQLVDSHRVRFDFTHFAAMTKEEISLVEQGVNDAILAGLDVVTEVMPIEEARKTGAMALFGEKYGNTVRVVRMGEKNAPASLEFCGGTHVKNTAQIGLFHIVSESSVAAGVRRIEGVTGLNLLELLNNDDNVIKETARVLKANPAELVERSEAVMSEIKAKNHEIEALKGRIAGMQLSGLLNGAQTIGKFKVMTETVKGEGGDALRLLTDRVKEAEPNAIIVIASITGEKLTFAAACGKEAVKNGAHAGNIVREVAKIAGGSGGGRPDSAMAGGKNPNKVQEALDAVAGIVSSITA; encoded by the coding sequence ATGGAATGGACGGGCCTTAACGAGTTAAGGGAAAAATATTTAGCCTTTTTTGAGAGCAAAGGCCATAAAAGACTTCCGAGCTTTCCGCTTGTACCACAGGGCGATAAAACGCTTCTGCTGATAAATGCTGGCATGGCTCCGATGAAAAAGTATTTTCTGGGACAGGAAAAGCCCCCGGCAAAACGTGTCTGCACCTGCCAGAAATGTATCCGTACGCCGGATATAGACAGAGTCGGCAAGACCGCGCGTCACGGCACATTCTTTGAGATGCTGGGAAATTTCTCATTTGGGGACTATTTCAAGCATGAAGCAATCGCCTGGGCGTGGGAGTTTGTAACAAAGGTTTTGGAAATGCCAGTCGACCGCCTTTGGGTCTCAATTTTCGAGAGCGATGACGAGGCGTATGATATCTGGACAAAGGAAGTCGGCGTTGACCCGTCTCATGTAGTCCGTTTCGGAAAAGAGGACAACTTCTGGGAGCATGGCTCACTGCCCTGCGGCCCATGTTCAGAAATATATTTTGACAGAGGCGAAAAATACGGCTGCGGCAAACCGGACTGCAAAGTCGGCTGTGACTGCGACCGCTATGTTGAGTTTTGGAATATCGTTTTCCAGCAGTTTGATACCGATGGAAAAGGCAACTACACACCCCTTAAAAAGCCCAACATAGACACCGGTATGGGACTTGAGCGTCTTGCTGTTATCCTTCAGGACGTCAACAACCTTTTTGAGGTTGATACCATTCAAAATATAATGAAGCACATAAGCAGGATTGCCGGCGTAAAATACGGCGAAAACGAAGAAAACGACGTGTCACTGCGCGTAATTACGGACCACATCCGCTCCACAACCTTTATGGCTGCCGATGGAATCCTTCCTTCAAACGAGGGCAGAGGCTATGTTATGCGCAGGCTGCTCCGCCGTGCTGCGCGTCATGGCAGGCTGCTCGGTATCAAAGGCGCATTCCTTGCCGATGTCGTAGATACCGTTATAAAAGAAAATGAACAGCATTACCCCGAACTTGTCGAGAAGCGGGATTATATAAAGCGCGTTATCTCCATGGAAGAGGAGCGCTTCTCCGCGACTATTGACCAGGGCCTTACGCTCCTTTCGGCTATGACCGAAAAGATGGCCGCAAACAACGAGAAGGTATTGAGCGGCGAAGACGCGTTTAAACTTTATGATACCTATGGTTTCCCGCTTGACCTGACAAGCGAGATTTTGTCAGAAAAAAATATCACTGTCGATACTGAAGGCTTTGACAAGCTGATGAATGAACAGCGCGAGCGCGCCCGTGCGGCAAGAGCTGCCATGGGCGGCCTTGACGCGGCTGACTTCAAAGACGATGATACCCCAGAGACCGATTTTGTCGGCTATGAAAAGCTTGAATGTGAGTGCACTATCGCTGCTATCATCGCGAACGGCGAGCGCATAGGATTTGCCGGCAGCGGTGAGAAAGTTTCTATTATTCTTGACAGAACTCCGTTTTATGCTGAAAGCGGCGGACAGGTCGGCGATATTGGTGTCATAACAACTGATAACGCGGTTGTAAAGGTCAGTGACTGCAAGAAGTCGCCGTCGGGACGTTTTGTCCATTTCGGTGAAGTGATTTCCGGCAATATTGAGGTCGGCGATAAAGCTACCGCTAAGGTTGATATCACAGCAAGGCACAACACCATGCGCAATCACAGCGCCGCCCATCTGCTTCAGGCGTCCTTGCGCAAGGTTCTCGGCACGCATGTCCAGCAGGCAGGACAGCTTGTGGATTCGCACCGCGTCAGATTTGACTTTACCCATTTTGCCGCGATGACCAAAGAAGAGATAAGCCTTGTAGAGCAGGGCGTTAATGACGCTATACTTGCCGGACTTGATGTCGTGACTGAGGTTATGCCTATTGAAGAAGCGCGCAAGACCGGCGCTATGGCTTTGTTCGGTGAAAAATACGGTAACACTGTCCGCGTTGTCCGCATGGGAGAGAAGAACGCGCCTGCGTCGCTCGAATTCTGCGGCGGAACTCATGTAAAGAATACGGCTCAGATTGGGCTTTTCCATATCGTTTCCGAGTCATCTGTTGCGGCCGGAGTGCGCCGTATTGAAGGCGTGACGGGCCTCAATCTCCTCGAGCTGTTAAACAATGACGACAATGTTATCAAGGAGACTGCAAGGGTATTGAAAGCAAATCCTGCCGAGCTTGTTGAGCGCTCAGAGGCCGTTATGTCCGAGATAAAGGCTAAAAACCATGAGATAGAGGCATTGAAGGGTAGAATTGCCGGAATGCAGCTTTCGGGCCTTTTGAACGGAGCGCAGACTATCGGCAAATTCAAGGTTATGACCGAGACCGTCAAGGGCGAGGGCGGCGACGCTCTGCGGCTTTTGACCGACCGGGTCAAGGAAGCGGAGCCGAACGCGATTATTGTCATCGCGTCAATTACAGGTGAAAAACTCACATTCGCTGCGGCCTGCGGAAAAGAAGCGGTCAAGAACGGCGCTCATGCCGGCAATATCGTCCGTGAGGTAGCTAAAATTGCCGGAGGTTCAGGCGGCGGCCGTCCTGACAGCGCAATGGCTGGCGGCAAGAATCCTAATAAAGTACAAGAAGCGCTGGACGCTGTGGCGGGTATTGTTTCATCAATAACTGCTTAA
- a CDS encoding putative membrane protein (Hypothetical protein), producing the protein MRRPFAVIGFTWLGVLVAASYAGFALSIALAIFCSVCAVVVLFCIKPEKRRLPAAVFFAAAAAFAAFSFAEYFLYRPVTAFAGKTAQISGVIAEKPTESYGNYYYTIKTNSITVDGKQYNIKTKIRLLSNDELDAEPFDSISASVTLSLPKTKNANGYDSRSYYKSKGVYLFASKAEDIKTAHANSKPPYYYAIKLRQYISGAIEKFVGGQRGSLAAGILIGDTSGLSEDIKNDFSDCGISHLLAVSGTQTSLIMEYLMLLLCALKLPRRVSAAVTAAAVAVFMAVTGFSPSVMRAGIMSILTLCAIIIKRDADVLNSLGLSAFALCFINPYAATDIGLLLSFFATLGMVTVSKRLYALTNSGIEKLPAQIARPVKALSGVLCETIGASALTYPIIILAFGRVSLISLVANMIEVPVSLFVTLATAVLAILSPVWFLVFLIKPIAVLIRLGCDIMIYTARGLADVPFATISAEYGYVNILIVFAAVVFILYFAFRGKGARVAVCVTCICFAVSVGIFSYTVAAHGVMEILPIENTGAAIITSNGHAVVIDLPTSVYNVQNTIVKSLKRRNINYIDAVILTSVDSKKVQVLSDLKRDMGIGKVYAPQNDEGIEDTISVPSKLNAPYGVTVIMLPDRDNANLLTLVYCASSKAMITGSGKFGDFSEYDKSAFKSDLLVCSNNVDPEFASAVSPKNVSCPNDCPKELAAGFLSNEASISTENCLYLTRGGGSYKIISVG; encoded by the coding sequence ATGCGAAGGCCTTTTGCTGTTATTGGGTTTACATGGTTAGGTGTATTAGTTGCGGCGTCATATGCCGGATTTGCACTGTCTATAGCCCTTGCCATCTTTTGTTCGGTTTGTGCTGTTGTTGTCCTGTTTTGTATAAAACCTGAAAAGCGGCGGCTTCCTGCGGCGGTCTTTTTCGCCGCGGCCGCCGCTTTTGCCGCATTTTCCTTTGCCGAATATTTTTTGTACAGGCCTGTGACGGCATTTGCCGGGAAAACGGCCCAGATTTCAGGTGTTATAGCGGAGAAACCCACTGAAAGCTACGGAAACTATTATTACACCATAAAGACAAACAGTATCACAGTTGACGGAAAACAGTATAATATCAAAACCAAAATACGGCTGCTGTCAAACGATGAACTTGACGCAGAGCCGTTTGATAGCATATCGGCCTCGGTTACGCTGTCGCTTCCGAAAACGAAGAACGCCAACGGTTATGACAGCCGTTCATACTATAAATCAAAGGGAGTTTACCTATTTGCGTCAAAAGCAGAGGATATTAAAACTGCCCACGCGAATTCAAAACCCCCTTACTACTATGCAATAAAGTTAAGGCAGTATATCTCTGGCGCGATTGAGAAATTTGTAGGCGGTCAGCGCGGCAGCCTTGCCGCCGGAATCCTTATAGGCGATACGTCCGGCCTTTCCGAAGATATAAAAAACGATTTCTCGGACTGCGGCATATCCCACCTTTTGGCTGTTTCGGGCACTCAGACCTCTCTTATTATGGAGTATCTGATGTTGCTGCTCTGCGCACTGAAACTGCCGAGGAGGGTGTCTGCCGCCGTCACAGCAGCGGCAGTAGCGGTTTTTATGGCGGTAACCGGTTTTTCGCCGTCGGTTATGCGCGCCGGCATAATGTCAATACTGACGCTTTGCGCTATAATTATAAAAAGGGACGCCGACGTGCTCAATTCACTTGGCCTGTCTGCTTTTGCTCTGTGTTTTATAAACCCATATGCTGCCACTGATATTGGCTTGCTGCTTTCGTTCTTTGCAACATTGGGCATGGTGACGGTATCAAAGCGGCTCTATGCGCTTACTAACAGCGGCATTGAAAAGCTACCGGCTCAGATTGCAAGGCCTGTAAAAGCACTTTCCGGCGTCCTTTGCGAGACAATCGGCGCATCAGCATTGACCTATCCAATAATCATTCTCGCGTTTGGGCGCGTATCCCTTATCTCATTAGTGGCGAATATGATTGAGGTGCCGGTATCCTTGTTCGTCACCCTTGCCACTGCCGTTCTTGCCATCCTTTCGCCTGTCTGGTTCCTTGTTTTTCTGATAAAGCCCATTGCCGTACTGATACGGCTCGGGTGCGATATAATGATTTATACCGCGCGGGGGCTTGCAGATGTTCCCTTTGCCACAATCTCGGCCGAATACGGCTATGTCAATATTCTGATTGTTTTTGCGGCTGTTGTTTTTATCCTATACTTTGCCTTCAGGGGCAAGGGAGCGCGGGTAGCCGTCTGCGTGACGTGCATATGTTTTGCGGTTTCCGTCGGGATCTTTTCATATACGGTAGCGGCGCATGGCGTCATGGAGATATTGCCTATTGAAAACACCGGCGCGGCGATAATAACAAGCAACGGCCACGCGGTTGTCATTGACCTGCCGACGTCGGTATACAATGTGCAAAACACGATAGTAAAAAGCCTCAAAAGGCGGAACATAAATTATATAGACGCAGTAATCCTTACTTCGGTGGACAGCAAAAAGGTGCAGGTACTGTCCGACCTCAAAAGAGATATGGGGATAGGCAAGGTTTACGCGCCCCAGAACGACGAAGGGATTGAAGATACGATATCCGTACCGTCAAAACTCAACGCGCCATATGGCGTTACGGTCATAATGCTGCCCGACAGGGACAACGCTAACCTGTTGACACTTGTTTACTGCGCGTCGAGCAAGGCAATGATAACTGGCAGCGGGAAATTCGGGGACTTTTCGGAATACGATAAGAGTGCGTTCAAATCGGACCTGCTTGTTTGCAGCAATAATGTTGATCCGGAATTTGCCTCGGCCGTTTCACCCAAAAACGTATCTTGCCCCAATGATTGCCCAAAAGAGCTGGCCGCCGGATTCCTGTCAAACGAGGCGTCAATCAGCACGGAAAACTGTTTATATTTGACGCGGGGCGGCGGAAGTTATAAAATTATCTCTGTCGGTTGA